CATTGCTGCCACTTCAATGATAACGGATAAATTTCGTCCAGGGCGTACTGGAATTGTGAGTCTCGGGAGTTCCGTATCAATGATTTTGATTTTTTCTTCATCGAGACCGAGGCGATCATATTGTTTCTTCGGATCCCAAAGTTCTAAGTTCATGACAATTGTAATTCGTTTATAGTTTCGAACAGCTCCCGCTCCAAACAATGTCATGACATTGATGATACCTAAACCTCTAATTTCAAGAAGATGCTCGATTAAGTCTGGTGCATTCCCGACTAATGTATTCTCATCTTCCTGTCTAATTTCCACACAGTCATCTGCCACTAATCGGTGACCTCTCTTCACTAGTTCAAGTGCGGTCTCACTCTTACCCACTCCACTTTTACCAGTAATAAGCACACCAACTCCATACACATCTACAAGAACACCATGCATAGCAGTAGATGGTGCCAACTTACTCTCTAAGTAATTAGTAAGTCGACTCGAAAGCCTAGTTGTTTTCATCGTTGATGTCAATAGAGGTACAGATTCTCGATTGGATGCTTCTATCAGCTCTTCTGGAACCTCTAGATCTCTAGAAACAATAATCGCTGGCGTAATGTCAGTACAAAGCCGATCCATTCTTTCTCTTTTTTCACTTGTCGAAAGTTTATTAAAAAAAGTGAGTTCAGTTTTACCTAACAATTGAATTCTCTCGGATGGATAGTACTCAAAGTAACCGGCCATTTCAAGTCCGGGGCGGTTTAAGTCACTTGTCATAATGGGGCGATTGATTCCTTCTTCCCCACTCACCAACTCAAGGCCTAATTTTTCCATGATGTCTTTAGTACGAACTTTTGCCAAGGATATTCCTCCTTTTATTTCAAAGAGCTCTCGTATGAAATGTCACACAGTTACCCCATATTATACTATTGGTTGTACCGTTTTTTATAAAAAGAATTACGCAATGTATCATTCCATATTGTACCACGAATTCAATAAACACCAAACATTTGTCATTCACTAAACTAAATGTATAGACCAGTGATGTAGAATAGGCTATGTATTTCCTGTTTTACAAACCTTTAATCAAATATACATATAGAATAGACAAAAGTTGTATAGACATTTAATAAAGCAAATTCTATACTTGTAGTAGAGATACCGAGTCAGGAGATGTCATGATGGTTAAAACTAAAGAATGGTTCATTATAAACGGCCATATTTATACTGGAGAAAATCAGATTCCAAATGGGTATATTCACATTGTAGATGGGAAAATTGCTGAAATGGGACCGATGGAGTCCGCCCCTTCCCATATGGAAAACTACTTCGATGCTGCTGGACAGAGAATCGTTCCTGGATTCATCGATGTTCACATTCACGGAGTAGGTGGAGCAGACACGATGGACGCCACCGATGAAGCTTACCAAACGATGGCTTCCTTCCTCCCACAAGAGGGAACGACAAGCTTTTTAGCCACAACGGCCACCCAAAGTATTGAAGCCATTGAAAGGGCATTAGCCGGAGTAGCTCATTATCGAGAAGAAAATGAGCAAATAGGCGTTGCAGAGATGCTCGGTGTACACCTAGAAGGCCCGTTCTTAAACCCAAGTAAAGCCGGTGCACAGCATCCTTCTTTTATCCAAGACCCAAATATCGAACTGTTTGAAAAATGGAGAGGTTTATCAGATGACTGTATCAAACTTGTCACACTCGCTCCCGAGCGTGAAAACGGGTATGCGTTCATTGAATATTTAGCGCAAAATGGAATTATTGCTTCGATCGGACATTCAGACGCAACCTACGACGAAGTGAAAGAGGCCATAGCAAAAGGCTTAAGTCATGCTACTCACCTATATAATGCGATGAGACCATTACACCACCGAGATCCTGGTGTCGTAGGTGCAGCCCTTCTTCATCGCGAACTGACAGCGGAGTTAATCGCGGATGGTATTCACGTTCACCCAATGATGTTAGAACATGCGATTCAATCAAAGGGTGTAGACCGAATAGTTCTGATTACTGACTCAATGAGGGCAAAGTGCCTGAAAAGTGGAACCTACGATTTAGGTGGACAAGAAGTGTTTGTGGAAGACAATAAAGCTACTCTTGGAGATGGAACATTAGCCGGTAGTGTGCTTCGCATGAAAGACGCTGTAAAACTTATATCAAATGAAACCAGCTTCAGCTTAGAAGATGCGATTCAATTCACATCCGTTAACCCAGCTAAAGAGCTTGGAATTTTTAACCGTAAAGGTAGCCTAGCCGTTGGTAAGGACGCAGATGTCGTAGTCTTGGATTCACAATTTGATGTACAGCTGACTTTCTGTCGAGGGGAAGTGGCGTATAGCCGTAAGGGGGTTAAATCATGAAACTAATTGCTTGTAAGGACTATAAAGAAATGAGCAAAAAGGCAGCTAAAGAAATCCTAGAATTAGTTCACAGTGAAAAACGCTGTACACTAGGATTAGCAACCGGTAGTACTCCAGAGGGTGTTTATAAAGCACTTGTTGAAGATTTTAACAAGGGGGAAACTTCATATAAACAAGTTTCTAGTGTAAACCTAGATGAATATGTAGGATTAACGAAAGACAACCCAAATAGCTATCATCATTACATGAAGTCAAACCTTTTCCAACATATTGACCTTCCAGAAAATCAACAGCTGATTCCGAATGGAGTAGCTAATGATTTGGAAGTAGAATGTAGAGAATATGAAAAAACGATTGCTGAACTCGGTGGAGTTGATTTACAGTTACTTGGAATTGGGCACAATGGCCATATTGGTTTTAATGAACCGAGGACTCCGTTTTCGAGTCGGACACATGTGGTTGATTTAGCAGAAAAAACAAGAAAAGCTAATGCACGCTTTTTCTCAGATATTACAGAGGTTCCCGCACAAGCCATTACAATGGGAATTGAAACCATCATGGAAAGCAAGAAAATTTTATTGCTGATCTCAGGAAAATCAAAAGCAGAGGCTCTTTCAAAACTAATAAATGGACCTATTGATGAATCTTTTCCCGCTTCCATCTTGAAAAACCATCCGAACGTTACTATCATGGCTGATGAGGAAGCGATGTCGTTGTTAGAAGAGGAAGCTGTGGGTAGACAGCATATTTTATAAAAAAACAGGGTTGGAGCTCACTCCACCCTGTTTTTATTTTTTCCGCATCGGTTCAATAACCGCTTTGTTTATAACTAAGTTAGCCACAGACATGATAATCGCAATAATAATCGCAAAGCCAAAGCTACTTATTTCAAACGCATCGCCCATCAAAGAATCGGTCAGGACCAGGGTTATTGCATTGATGACAAATAGGAAAAATCCTAGTGTAAAGAAGGTCACCGGCAAGGTTAAAATCACCAAGATCGGTCTCACTATGATATTCAGAATGGACAGGATAAAGCTTGCAATCACCGAGGCCATAAAGCTTTCCACGTGAAGTCCTTCTGTAAAATATCCTGCTAAAGCTATAAATATAATGGCGTTGATTAAAATCCCAATTAGCCACTTCATCGGCAATAAACCCCTTTTTTCCTAAATAATCATTTCATATAACATATCCTTACCCTACTCTTCGACTTTTCAACCACAAATCCTTTTTTTAAATGGACGGTAACACACTTTTTTTATTTTGTTCTTCGTTCATACCTCTTGTCTAGCTTTTACTTCACTAATGTTGATGGAACCTGTTTTGCTCTCAGCAAAGATGTATGCCTTCTGCTCAGCTGTTTTCTCCGTTTGGAACGTGACTTGTTTCTGCAATACTTCGCTCTTTTCCACATGAACATCAGCCTCAAGGTTAACGTTCACATTTCCCATATTCGTTTTTAATTCTCCTTGTGCCGGAATTCCTTTTGGAAGTGCTAGGTTAATTCCGCCTGTACCTGCTTTTAATCGTACTGTATTCACATCCAGGTTATGAATATCACAGTTTACACTTCCATTTAAGCACTGTAAGTCAACTTTCTTAAACTCACCTGAAGCCACAAGCTTTCCGTTAATTGACTCACCTTCTAAGTTTTCTACGCTACAATTATTTAAGCTAATTTTTCCATTTGTGGACTCTGCATCTACATTTTCCCCACGAATTCCGTCAATTTGGATTGAACCATTAACTGATTTTATAATGTTCTTTTTAGATTGTAGGGACTCTGATTTAAACGAGCCATTAAAAAGCTTAGCCCAAATAAGATCGTATTCTTGCTTTGGAATATAGGCATGTGCATCTACCTTCAAAATCTTCGGCTGTGATACAAAGCGTAATTTTCCATCCTTTACAGAAAAAACAGAACTCTTCAAGAAGACATCTCTTGCTTCATCTTGATTCTCGACTTTATACACTTTAGCTTGGCACTCAATACGAACTTCCTTCTGTTCCCATGGAGTAAGCTTCAATGAACCGTATGGAATATCGAATTCTACTTCTGAAATCTCAGCATCTGTATGTTGAAAAATATGAGAAATCTCAATACCCTTCGCCCACTGAAGATCCAAATCAATTTCTTTAATCTTTTTCACAGCTAAATCCACAAAATCTAGTAACTTATGTTTTGCCTGTTGAAACGATTGGCTATTGGTATATTGCTGCTTCGAATCTTCAAATACCTTTTCATCCTCTTCGAACAATGGGTCATCCTTTTTCGATAAAATCGTAACCTTAGGTCCCTCTTTGTGTTCACTTGTGCCTTTCTTTTCTTTATATTCAGCTTCTAACTTTTCTATCAATGTCAATGCTTCCTCAACTGTGATAGTCCCTTTTTCCACCATTTTTAAAATACGCTTTCTCTCTTCCTTCATAAGTAAGTCCTCCCTTATTATTAAAAATCCCCTTAGACTTGAATTAGATACCGCGTAACCAATATTTAGCGTTCTTTATGACTCCATTATAACAACCGTACATTCCTTTCAACTCCGTCTGGAGGATGAAAGAGACTACAGTTAGAGTCGTAAAAATTATAAATCTATATATAGAATACGTTTTGAGTGGGCGGAGGTTTCATTGAGAATTTTGAAGTTGGTGTGGGACATAGAGGAGCGGCCGGTATGGGACACTTATATTTTTTTAATGGGACACTTGGGGGTGGTATGGGACACTTCTCTCGTTTTATGGGACACTTGGGACTTGGTATGGGACACCCCACTTGATTTATGGGACACTTGGAACCTGGTATGGGACACTCCACTTGTTTTATGGGACATGTAAGGGTAACTCTTCCATGATATCACCAAATAAAAAAACAGCCGGCCCTTCATTCACTTAAAAGGGACGGCTGTCTTTATTTCAAGAATACACTTCGGATTCCTCAATCATTTTTTTCATTCTGTCTCGATCACGTTCTAGGATTGGCTTTAAGTAACGACCTGTATGTGACTTGTCACTGGCCGCTACGTCTTCAGGTGTTCCAACTGCTACAATTGTTCCACCTTTATCCCCACCTTCAGGACCAAGATCAACAATATAGTCAGTTGCTTTAATAATATCAAGGTTATGCTCTATCACTAAAACAGTATCGCCATTATCGACTAAGCGTTGTAATACATCTAACAGACGGGCAATGTCATCCACATGAAGCCCTGTCGTTGGTTCATCCAAGATATAGAGTGAACGACCTGTCGAGCGGCGATGCAATTCAGAAGCAAGCTTCACCCTTTGGGCTTCTCCTCCAGATAATGTAGTAGCTGGCTGGCCTAGACGCATATAACCCAAGCCCACATCTGCAATCGTTTGAAGCTTACGATGAATCTTTGGAATGTTTTCGAAAAACTCAATTCCATCTTCAATCGTCATATCGAGAACATCTGAAATCGTTTTTCCTTTATATTTTACTTCTAACGTTTCACGGTTGTAGCGTTTCCCATGACAGACTTCACAAGGAACGTAAACATCAGGTAGGAAGTGCATTTCAATCTTGATAATACCGTTTCCACGGCAAGCTTCACATCTTCCGCCCTTCACGTTAAAACTAAAGCGCCCCTTTTTATAACCTCTCACTTTCGCCTCATTGGTTGAAGCAAAGACATCACGAACATCATCAAAAACACCTGTATACGTTGCTGGATTAGACCTTGGTGTTCTTCCGATTGGGGATTGGTCAATATCAATGATTTTCTCTAAGTGTTCAATCCCTTTCACCTGTTTATGTGCACCTGGTTTTACCTTTGAACGAGTGTAAAGTTTTTGAGCCAATGCTTTATAGAGAATTTCGTTAATAAGCGTACTTTTACCTGATCCGGAAACCCCTGTTACAACCGTAAATGTACCGAGAGGAAACTTAGCATTTACATTCTTTAAATTGTTCTCATTTGCCCCAACTACTTCTAAAAAGCGGCCATCCGGTTCTCTTCGCTTTTCTGGTAACGGGATGAACTTTTTCCCTGAAAGGTACTGTCCTGTCAAAGAATTCTCATCTTTCATAACCTCTTCAGGAGTACCCGCAGAGACAATTTGGCCACCGTGAACACCGGCTCCTGGACCAACGTCAATCAAGTAATCCGCTGCAAGCATGGTATCCTCATCGTGCTCAACCACAATAAGCGTATTTCCAATGTCTCGCATGTTTTGCAGAGTTTGGATTAACCGGTCATTGTCTCGTTGATGAAGACCAATCGAAGGCTCATCCAAAATATAGAGGACACCTGTTAATCTCGAACCAATTTGAGTCGCTAAGCGAATACGTTGAGCTTCCCCGCCAGATAAAGTACCAGCTGCACGGTGAAGCGTTAAGTAATCTAATCCCACATTATTGAGGAACCCTAATCTTTCTTTAATTTCTCGTAAAATAAGATTAGCAATCTTCATATCTTTTTCAGATAAACTCAGCTCACTAAAGAATTTGTGGGCTTCTGTGACTGACATAATCGTCACTTCACCAATATGAATATCTTGTACTTTTACTGCTAACGTCTCTTCTTTTAATCGATATCCTTTACAAGCTGGACAAGCATGTTGTGCCATATACTGTTCCATTTGCTCACGGATATAGTCCGAACTTGTTTCTTTGTAGCGTCTTTCCACATTTCCGATGACGCCTTCAAATACAATGTAGTTTTCACGGACTTGTCCAAAATCATTTTCATAACGGAAATAGATTTTTTCGCCATCCGATCCGTATAAAACTTTATCCATTAAATGTTTTGGAATATCTTTTACTGACATATCCATGTCAATTCCGTAGTGTTGGCATACGGCCTGTAGAAGCTGTGGATAAAATTGTGAACTAGTTGGTTCCCAAGGTGCAATCGCGTGATCATTCAAAGTGAGTTCCCAGTTTGGAACCACCAAATCCTTATCGACCTCAAGCTTGGTTCCCAATCCGTCACACTCTGGGCAAGCACCAAATGGACTATTGAAAGAGAACATTCTAGGTTCTAGCTCACCAATGGAAAATCCACAGAGTGGACAAGCATGGTTTTCACTAAATAGGAGCTCTTCTTCCCCAATGACATCCACAACCACATTGCCTTCACCTAGTTTTAAAGCCGATTCAAGTGAGTCAGCAAGACGTGCTTCTACCCCTTCTTTAACCACAATACGGTCCACAATGACTTCGATGTTATGTTTTTTATTTTTTTCTAACTCAATGTCATCCCCAAGGTCATGAATCTCACCATCGATTCGAACCCTTACGTACCCTTGCTTCTTGATATCTTCTAGTACCTTTACGTGCATACCCTTTTTACCAGAAACAATTGGGGAAAGAATTTGTAGCTTCGTTCTCTCAGGATACTTTAAAATACGGTCCACCATTTGTTCAATCGTTTGGGAAGTAATTTCAACTCCGTGTTTTGGACAAATTGGTTTACCAACTCGCGCAAAAAGAAGACGTAGATAATCATAGATTTCCGTAACCGTTCCAACCGTCGAACGCGGGTTTCGACTGGTTGTTTTCTGGTCAATTGAAATAGCTGGGGATAGTCCCTCAATCGTATCCACATCTGGTTTGTCCATTTGTCCTAAAAATTGGCGGGCATAAGCAGAAAGTGACTCAACGTATCGACGTTGCCCTTCTGCGTAAATCGTATCAAACGCTAACGAGGACTTCCCGGAACCAGAAAGTCCTGTTAGCACGACTAATTTATCTCTTGGTATGGTTACATCTATATTCTTTAAATTATGGGCTCTAGCCCCTTTGACGATAATTTGATCCTTCGCCATGAAAGAATCATCCTTCCGCTTTCAGCTCTAGTAATAAATCACGAAGCTCTGCAGCTCTCTCGAAGTTGAGGGCTTTTGCAGCTTCTTTCATTTCTTTTTCCATGTTGGCTATTACTTTTTCTCGCTCTGCCTTCGTTATTAACTTTGGCTTTGCAGGTGTTTCTTTGTATTCTGCAGGATCTTCTGCAGCATATGTTGCACGAATGACATCGCGGATTTCTTTTTTAATCGTTTGAGGAGTAATTCCGTGTTTTTCATTATATTCTTCTTGAATGGAACGTCTCCGCTTTGTCTCTTCAATTGCGACTTTCATTGAATCCGTAACTTTATCTGCATACATAATGACGTGACCGTTCGCATTACGTGCTGCGCGACCAATCGTTTGAATTAGAGAACGCTCTGAACGTAAGAAGCCTTCTTTGTCGGCATCTAAAATGGTCACCAGAGACACTTCTGGTATATCCAAACCTTCTCTTAGAAGGTTGATTCCAACAAGAACGTCATAGACGCCAAGTCTCAACTCCCTAATGATCTCAATTCTTTCTAATGTTTTTACTTCAGAATGTAGGTAATTGACCTTTATTCCGATTTCTTTTAGATAACGCGTAAGATCCTCTGACATTTTTTTGGTCAAAGTGGTGACAAGCACTCTTTCATTCTTCTTCACGCGCTCTTGGATCTCACTAATTAAATCATCAATTTGACCTTCGATTGGACGTACATCTATTGTAGGATCTAGGAGACCCGTTGGACGAATAATTTGCTCAATCATTTCTGGACTATGTTCTTGCTCATAAGGACCTGGTGTTGCGGAAACATAGATTGCTTGGTGAACTCTCTTTTCAAACTCCTCAAAACGAAGAGGTCGGTTATCCATAGCTGAAGGCAAACGGAATCCGTGGTCTACCAGTACTTTTTTCCTCGCCTGGTCCCCATTAAACATGCCTCTAACCTGAGGAAGCGTCACGTGCGACTCATCAATGACTAAAAGAAAATCGTCAGGGAAGTAGTCTAATAAAGTATAAGGCGTAGACCCTGGTGGTCGTAACGTTAAATGACGCGAATAGTTTTCAATTCCTGAACAGAATCCCATTTCACGCATCATCTCAAGATCATATTTTGTTCTTTGTTCTAATCGCTGTGCCTCTAAAAGCTTGTTTTCTGAGCGCATATGCTCAAGCTGTTCTTCAAGCTCTTTTTCGATATTTTCAATGGCAATTCTCATCTTCTCTTCGCGAGTTACGAAGTGGGATGCTGGGAAGATCGCAACATGATCGCGGTCACCTAATACTTCTCCAGTTAACGCATCCACTTCACGAATTCGATCAATCTCATCACCGAAAAATTCTACGCGGATACAATGTTCATCTTTAGAAGCTGGGAAAATTTCTACAACATCTCCACGCACCCGGAAGGTTCCACGCTTAAAGTCGATATCATTTCGATCGTACTGTATATCTACGAGTTTACGAAGTAATTGATTCCGTTCAATCTCCATCCCTAGTCGAAGTGATAATACAAGTTCACTATATTCTTCAGGAGAACCTAAACCGTAAATACACGAAACACTCGCGATAACAATGACATCTTTGCGCTCAAATAAGGCAGATGTCGCGGAATGTCGCAGTTTATCGATTTCATCGTTAATACTTGCATCTTTTTCTATAAAGGTGTCCGTTTGTGGGACATACGCTTCTGGTTGGTAGTAATCATAGTAGCTGACAAAGTATTCAACGGCATTATTCGGGAAAAACTCTTTAAACTCACTGTACAACTGACCAGCCAACGTTTTATTGTGAGCAATCACAAGTGTTGGCTTGTTTATTTCCTTAATGACATTGGAAACAGTAAACGTTTTACCGGTCCCTGTTGCACCAAGTAAGGTTTGGTGAGTCTTTCCTTGACGGATGCCTTCCACTAATTTTTTTATCGCTTCAGGCTGGTCTCCTTGGGGTTGATACTTAGAGACGAGCTCAAATTGGTCCTTCATACTGACAAGCCCCCTACCCTTTCACATTTGCGCATTATGTAAAACGAGCATATGTTCCTTTCTTTTACATACTTATCATTCTACCACAATACATACAGAAATAACCAGAGGGAATGCGAATAAATGTTCGGTTTTTTCGATTATGTCCATATAAATAAAAAAAGCCCTCCACAACTGTGAAAAGCTTCTACCCAGATTCTTCTTTAGATTTTGTTTTTAGATTCCGCAACATTCTTCTTGAATACCAAAAGCCAAACGTCAATGACATGGCATCAATAATGTTCACATACCATGTGTGTGTAAATCCTTTGTAAGCCGATGCCGTAATTAAAGCAACCGTTATAATGAGCGCAACAACCGAACTGTACGTTACTCTTGCGAAAAGAATGACTAATAGTGCAGGCAAAAATATAGCAGCAATGACTTTATCAATCATAAGCAGGTCCTTTCCGTATCATCAGTTGCATCTTATTATAATGGTTTTCATTTCTGTTTAAAAGCAAGATATAGATGTAAAACAGGGTGGAAGCGCGGCCTCCACTGTTCTGCAACGGTTAGTCTACATAAATATATCCAATCATCGGAGCTTGATGGTGCTCACCTTGATGAATGGTACAGACGATTTTATAAACGCCTTCTTTATCAAATTGGAGAGGTACTACTGTTTCCTCACCTTTCTTGACAGTCCCTCTTATATCGGTACCCTCAATATAAAATGGATGTTCAGACCCGTTAATTCCATAAATCTTCAGGTTCACCTTTTCCCCTTTTTCAATAAAGATAGAACCAGGATCCCAACGATACGCATCCATGGTCTTTCCATTCTCCATCGTCATCGTAAACTCAGCGGTAATCATGTGAATATCTCGAACATCCTCCGACTTGGAATCCTGCAAAAAACCAAACGCTGGCTCACTCTCTGTACTCATAAAATACAGGAACCCTCCAATTAAAACAACAACAAAGAGCGCTAGCCATGTGACTATATTCTTCTTTTTCACCACAATAAACTGCATACCTCATCCTCCTAGACATGTACTAGTACAAGCATATGCAGGATAGTAGGGGGAACTTGTCTGTTTTTTAGGAAAAGTTTGGGGGAAATTATTGTTATGGTTATTGAAACCGGCATTTCCATTTAATTATGAAGTTGGTAGCCAGCTTTTAATTCATTTGGGTTTAACACTTAATAGCTTTGCGTGAAAATGTAACGAAGTGAATTGAAACAGAACTTCACTCTATTGCTGGATTAAATAGGCAGAATATTTGATTATTTACCCAACCCTTGATAAAATGTAAATGTAAACGTTTTCATTAGTGAGAAAGTAGGGATTCCCGTGGTTACGAATGAGACGAAGCTACGAAATGAAGCCTATGAAAAGCTTTTTGGAAAACCGAAAGAAACGGCTGAACCTGGAGACTGGGTCGCCAATTACAGCATGGTATTACTCGCTATCTTGATTTGTTTACTTTTCAATTGACTATGTATGCTCTCTTCTTTTAGAAGAGAGTCTTTTTTTACGCTTTGATATGGTATAAATCCTTAAAGTATTGAAGTGTTTTCATTTGCTCTTTTTCAGAAGCATCCGGCGCAAAACTCCAACCCATTTTTTCCATTATATCCTTATACATAAATTCAATCTCTACTTGTTGCAGGGCCATTTCAAAATGGATTTGTTTGACTTTTTTCGTTTCCATCATTAGAGCTGACATAAAGTTTGTGTTTGCCATATTCTTGGTTGTGTTCACCATTTCTGTTGCGATATCACGGTCATGAATAGAAGGTTCGAGCTCCCAATTTGTCCAGCCAGCCATACTTTGCCTAAAAGAATCTATATTAGGCAGCATAACTTCTCCCGTATAATGGGGATCAATTAGCTGAAGCATCACAACTACATGGCTTTTCATTATTTCATATTGAAGCTGGAATAATCTCTTCAACTCTTCGTGTTTTACTAAAGATTGATACAGCTTTATTTTCTTAAGAACGCCTTTATGAACGGTTAAATGTTCAGACATTAACCCTAAATCAATAGCTTTAATTTTCACAGACTCACCCTCCTGTTTCACTTCTCTTTAGATACCCTATGAAACGGAAGCTTGTTCGGTTATTTCCTATTTATCTCAAAAAGAAAAGACGTTCCTTTAAAAGGAACGCCCCACTCATTTACTTCACTTCTTTTTTCAACAACCCGACCATAATCGCCGTAACAAAGGAACCTATTAAAATTGCTAACAAGTATAGGAACGGATTACCTTCTACAATCGGAATAACAAATGCACCACCATGTGGAGCTGGTAGACCTACTCCAAACAACAGTGTTAACGCACCAGCTACTGCAGATCCGACAACAGCTGAAGGAATGACACGAGCTGGATCCGCTGCAGCAAATGGAATCGCTCCTTCTGTGATGAAGGAAGCTCCCATGACGTAGCATGTTTTTCCTGTTTCTCTTTCAGCCTTTGTAAATTTACGTTTAAAGAAAGTGGTAGCAATCGCTAATCCTAGTGGAGGCACCATTCCCCCTGCCATAATCGCAGCATGGGGTGCAAAGTTACCCGCGTCAATCATCGCAATCCCGAAGGTAAACGCTGCTTTGTTAATAGGACCCCCCATATCAATG
The window above is part of the Bacillus carboniphilus genome. Proteins encoded here:
- the uvrB gene encoding excinuclease ABC subunit UvrB; protein product: MKDQFELVSKYQPQGDQPEAIKKLVEGIRQGKTHQTLLGATGTGKTFTVSNVIKEINKPTLVIAHNKTLAGQLYSEFKEFFPNNAVEYFVSYYDYYQPEAYVPQTDTFIEKDASINDEIDKLRHSATSALFERKDVIVIASVSCIYGLGSPEEYSELVLSLRLGMEIERNQLLRKLVDIQYDRNDIDFKRGTFRVRGDVVEIFPASKDEHCIRVEFFGDEIDRIREVDALTGEVLGDRDHVAIFPASHFVTREEKMRIAIENIEKELEEQLEHMRSENKLLEAQRLEQRTKYDLEMMREMGFCSGIENYSRHLTLRPPGSTPYTLLDYFPDDFLLVIDESHVTLPQVRGMFNGDQARKKVLVDHGFRLPSAMDNRPLRFEEFEKRVHQAIYVSATPGPYEQEHSPEMIEQIIRPTGLLDPTIDVRPIEGQIDDLISEIQERVKKNERVLVTTLTKKMSEDLTRYLKEIGIKVNYLHSEVKTLERIEIIRELRLGVYDVLVGINLLREGLDIPEVSLVTILDADKEGFLRSERSLIQTIGRAARNANGHVIMYADKVTDSMKVAIEETKRRRSIQEEYNEKHGITPQTIKKEIRDVIRATYAAEDPAEYKETPAKPKLITKAEREKVIANMEKEMKEAAKALNFERAAELRDLLLELKAEG
- a CDS encoding CsbA family protein, which translates into the protein MIDKVIAAIFLPALLVILFARVTYSSVVALIITVALITASAYKGFTHTWYVNIIDAMSLTFGFWYSRRMLRNLKTKSKEESG
- a CDS encoding cupredoxin domain-containing protein gives rise to the protein MQFIVVKKKNIVTWLALFVVVLIGGFLYFMSTESEPAFGFLQDSKSEDVRDIHMITAEFTMTMENGKTMDAYRWDPGSIFIEKGEKVNLKIYGINGSEHPFYIEGTDIRGTVKKGEETVVPLQFDKEGVYKIVCTIHQGEHHQAPMIGYIYVD
- a CDS encoding spore coat protein, producing MKIKAIDLGLMSEHLTVHKGVLKKIKLYQSLVKHEELKRLFQLQYEIMKSHVVVMLQLIDPHYTGEVMLPNIDSFRQSMAGWTNWELEPSIHDRDIATEMVNTTKNMANTNFMSALMMETKKVKQIHFEMALQQVEIEFMYKDIMEKMGWSFAPDASEKEQMKTLQYFKDLYHIKA